A part of Chloroflexota bacterium genomic DNA contains:
- a CDS encoding valine--tRNA ligase, producing the protein MDKHYDPKTMEPELQQFWEDHGVYHFDQDNVKSIYSIDTPPPTVSGKLHLGHIYSYSHVDFMARYFRMRGHKVFYPMGFDDNGLPTEHLVERKLGKTAREMGRREFIDACLETSDEEEAVYRQLWQRLGLSIDWRYSYRTIGEDARKISQKSFLDLYEKGLVYRQIAPSIWCPKCQTAIAQADLVDIENESEFVTLRFDLENGGSIPIATTRPELLPACVAVFIHPAEDRYGDIVGNKVIVPLFGQKVPILADPQAIPEVGTGIVMCCTFGDQTDIHWWRAYDLPLIEAIDREGKMTEAAGVFAGRSVIEARKDIKSVLEKQGLLLDRKPTSQMLRAHERDDVPVEYHTSWQWFVRLLDEKQLWLELGEQLQWHPDYMKKRYISWVENLSWDWCISRQRFYGVPFPIWYCKDCGEVLLPNPERLPIDPLIDKPDGPCPTCGSMSYLPEVDVLDTWATSSLSPQIATHWNSDDDLFQSLFPMTLRPQAHEIIRTWAFYTIVKSWYHFGKLPWKDVMISGWGIAGEGMGKISKSRGGGPMPPMEMLEKYSADAVRYWAASTGTGKDAIISEEKVKVGQKLVNKLWNLARFSQKFILAPMGESQPQNLTGADRWILAKLNELINQVTLAMDHYDYALAKTEIEKFLWGFSDNYLEMAKGRLYSDDEDITEPAKFTLSKVLFSLVKLFTPFMPHVTEAIYQSLFDDPENPSSIHTSTWPEVDEEFSSPEYLELGIQIVSIASAIRRYKSEKGLSLGTIIPKLEIEVVKGKDLILLKEGLPDLKSITRANEIEIVPVIYHGMTEIHVDLDSVKIAIRES; encoded by the coding sequence ATGGACAAGCATTATGACCCAAAGACAATGGAACCTGAATTGCAGCAGTTTTGGGAGGATCATGGTGTTTATCATTTTGATCAAGACAATGTGAAATCGATATATAGTATTGATACACCGCCGCCAACTGTATCGGGTAAGCTGCATCTGGGGCATATTTATTCATATAGCCATGTAGATTTTATGGCCCGTTATTTTAGGATGAGAGGGCATAAGGTCTTCTATCCGATGGGTTTCGATGATAATGGCTTGCCCACAGAGCATCTAGTTGAAAGAAAGCTGGGCAAAACAGCCCGGGAAATGGGGCGTAGAGAATTTATTGACGCCTGTCTCGAAACGAGTGATGAGGAAGAGGCTGTATATCGTCAGTTATGGCAGCGATTAGGCCTGTCCATTGATTGGCGGTACTCTTATCGGACGATTGGAGAAGATGCTCGGAAGATATCGCAGAAATCATTCTTGGACTTATACGAAAAAGGGCTGGTTTATCGGCAAATCGCACCTTCAATCTGGTGCCCTAAATGTCAAACCGCCATCGCACAGGCAGATCTGGTTGATATTGAGAATGAGAGTGAATTTGTCACCCTCAGATTTGACCTGGAAAATGGCGGTTCGATCCCAATCGCTACTACACGCCCAGAATTGCTGCCTGCATGTGTCGCAGTTTTTATACATCCAGCTGAGGACCGATATGGCGACATTGTGGGAAACAAAGTGATTGTGCCCCTATTTGGGCAAAAAGTACCGATATTGGCCGATCCTCAAGCAATTCCTGAAGTTGGAACTGGAATTGTAATGTGCTGCACATTCGGAGATCAAACGGATATCCACTGGTGGCGCGCTTATGACCTGCCCTTGATCGAGGCAATTGATCGGGAAGGGAAAATGACAGAAGCAGCTGGCGTTTTTGCGGGTCGATCTGTGATTGAAGCTAGAAAGGATATCAAATCAGTCCTCGAAAAACAGGGGTTGTTATTGGATCGAAAACCGACCTCCCAGATGCTGAGGGCGCATGAGCGGGATGATGTGCCTGTTGAGTATCATACGAGTTGGCAATGGTTTGTACGCCTCTTAGATGAAAAACAACTGTGGCTAGAATTAGGTGAACAACTTCAATGGCATCCAGATTACATGAAGAAGCGTTATATCTCATGGGTTGAAAATTTGAGCTGGGACTGGTGTATTTCCCGTCAAAGATTTTATGGAGTACCATTTCCAATTTGGTACTGCAAGGATTGTGGTGAAGTCTTACTTCCGAATCCTGAAAGATTACCTATTGACCCATTGATAGATAAACCGGATGGGCCATGTCCTACCTGCGGGAGTATGAGCTATCTCCCAGAAGTGGATGTGCTTGACACCTGGGCGACTTCATCCTTATCTCCTCAAATCGCGACTCATTGGAATTCGGATGATGATCTATTTCAAAGTCTATTTCCAATGACACTTCGTCCACAGGCGCATGAGATTATTCGGACTTGGGCCTTTTACACAATTGTAAAATCCTGGTACCACTTTGGGAAATTGCCTTGGAAGGATGTGATGATTTCTGGTTGGGGAATCGCCGGAGAGGGAATGGGAAAGATCAGCAAGAGTCGAGGTGGGGGACCGATGCCTCCGATGGAAATGTTGGAGAAGTATTCTGCAGACGCTGTTCGTTATTGGGCAGCAAGTACGGGCACGGGGAAGGATGCAATTATCAGCGAGGAAAAGGTCAAAGTTGGCCAAAAATTGGTAAATAAGCTTTGGAACCTGGCTCGTTTTAGTCAAAAGTTCATTTTGGCTCCGATGGGTGAATCTCAACCTCAAAATTTGACCGGTGCGGATCGTTGGATTTTGGCTAAGCTCAATGAATTGATTAATCAAGTGACGTTAGCGATGGATCATTATGATTATGCCTTAGCTAAAACTGAAATTGAGAAATTCTTATGGGGATTCTCCGACAACTATTTGGAAATGGCTAAAGGAAGACTTTACTCTGATGATGAAGATATAACCGAGCCTGCAAAGTTCACATTGAGTAAGGTGTTGTTCTCGTTGGTTAAGTTATTTACGCCATTCATGCCCCATGTGACTGAGGCGATCTACCAATCCCTATTCGATGATCCTGAAAATCCGTCTTCTATTCATACTTCCACTTGGCCGGAAGTTGATGAAGAATTTTCCAGCCCTGAATATCTGGAATTGGGGATACAAATAGTTTCAATCGCATCAGCTATCCGTAGATATAAGAGTGAAAAGGGACTTTCTCTTGGCACAATAATTCCAAAGTTAGAAATTGAGGTTGTCAAGGGTAAGGATTTGATATTGCTAAAGGAAGGTTTGCCTGATCTGAAAAGTATTACGCGTGCGAATGAGATAGAAATTGTGCCTGTAATCTATCATGGAATGACTGAAATACATGTTGACCTGGATTCAGTCAAAATTGCTATTAGAGAATCCTGA